From Streptomyces sp. NBC_00690, a single genomic window includes:
- a CDS encoding ABC transporter permease: MSTLTRTVVPARFFFVPSMRSEWLKIVSIRGQWVALAAAFLATLGFSVLMSGSFTAQDMAKPDFDPLRSAYFGLNFGQIGMISFGAIAVAGEYKTGAIRLSLVAVPHRGVFYAAKLAVIGALSLAVGLITSLTCFLIGQRLMGDHGVGLTDPGALRSVIGCALYLALIALFSAGATVLVRSAPAVICTLIPLLMMVSFIVGDLEDDGGIADFLPDRAGQQILLQDPSGPLSPWAGLGVLVLWTSAALCAGWTRLHRRDA, from the coding sequence ATGTCCACCCTCACCCGTACCGTCGTGCCAGCCCGCTTCTTCTTCGTCCCCTCGATGCGGTCCGAGTGGCTGAAGATCGTGTCCATACGAGGGCAGTGGGTGGCGCTGGCCGCGGCGTTCCTGGCCACGCTCGGATTCTCCGTACTGATGAGTGGGTCGTTCACCGCCCAGGACATGGCGAAGCCGGACTTCGACCCCCTGCGCTCCGCCTACTTCGGTCTGAACTTCGGCCAGATCGGCATGATCTCGTTCGGCGCGATCGCGGTCGCGGGGGAGTACAAGACCGGCGCCATCCGACTCTCCCTGGTGGCCGTGCCCCATCGAGGCGTCTTCTACGCGGCGAAGCTCGCCGTCATCGGCGCGCTGTCCCTGGCGGTGGGTCTGATCACCAGTCTGACCTGCTTCCTCATCGGACAGAGACTCATGGGCGACCACGGAGTGGGGCTGACCGACCCCGGCGCCCTGCGCTCGGTGATCGGGTGCGCGCTCTACCTCGCGCTGATAGCACTGTTCTCGGCGGGGGCGACCGTCCTGGTGCGCAGTGCACCCGCGGTGATCTGCACACTGATCCCGCTCCTGATGATGGTGTCCTTCATCGTCGGAGACCTGGAGGACGACGGGGGCATCGCCGACTTCCTCCCCGACCGAGCCGGCCAGCAGATCCTTCTCCAGGACCCGTCGGGGCCGCTGAGTCCCTGGGCCGGACTGGGAGTGTTGGTGTTGTGGACCTCCGCGGCCCTCTGCGCGGGCTGGACAAGACTCCACCGCCGAGACGCGTGA
- a CDS encoding sensor histidine kinase, producing MLRFLRPLTQAVTYTRWLHLFISVVVVGMWILVDDEHPYLVVLLLAFAGLVPAVRLVEGLQARLLLTRHGFRDSESGISAAPSASWSDRWRTVLWLEIRMVLGLAISFLTVHLPGITNDLVRATTDDPTRFSALDLPGGHWWYALLAPLPLILLMAVVVGTGHLITVVALHLLGPSAAERVAALEERTEQLLERNRIAHELHDSIGHALTVAVVQAGAARATGNAEFTERALTAIEETGRAALEDLERVLVVLRESGQPVSGRPTLGDTDRLLESARASGAEVESELTGPVGAVPGPVSREGYRIIQEALTNVLRHAGPVRTRVRIAVADGSLELEVLNPLSTADKTQGRSGGSGLRGIRERAALLGGDATTGPYRGEWRVRVRLPLDLAAEVRR from the coding sequence ATGCTCCGCTTTCTTCGCCCGCTGACGCAGGCGGTCACCTACACCCGCTGGCTGCATCTGTTCATCAGCGTGGTGGTCGTCGGCATGTGGATCCTCGTCGACGACGAGCATCCCTATCTCGTCGTCCTGTTGCTGGCGTTCGCCGGCCTGGTGCCCGCGGTGCGGCTCGTGGAGGGGCTTCAGGCCCGGCTGTTGCTGACCCGTCACGGATTCAGGGATTCCGAATCGGGCATCTCCGCGGCGCCTTCAGCGAGTTGGTCGGATCGTTGGCGCACGGTGCTCTGGCTGGAGATCCGGATGGTCCTGGGGTTGGCCATCAGCTTCCTCACCGTGCATCTGCCCGGCATCACCAACGATCTGGTCAGGGCGACGACAGATGATCCCACCCGGTTCTCCGCCCTGGATCTGCCGGGCGGCCACTGGTGGTACGCGCTGCTCGCGCCCCTGCCGCTCATCCTCCTCATGGCAGTCGTCGTGGGGACGGGCCATCTGATCACGGTGGTGGCGCTGCACCTGCTCGGCCCGTCGGCGGCCGAGCGGGTGGCGGCGTTGGAGGAGCGCACCGAGCAGTTGTTGGAGCGCAATCGCATCGCCCACGAGCTGCACGATTCGATAGGCCATGCGCTGACGGTGGCCGTGGTGCAGGCGGGTGCTGCCAGGGCCACGGGGAACGCCGAGTTCACCGAGCGGGCGTTGACCGCGATCGAGGAGACCGGGAGGGCGGCGTTGGAGGACCTGGAAAGGGTGCTGGTGGTGCTGCGCGAGTCGGGGCAGCCAGTGAGCGGCCGTCCGACGCTCGGTGACACCGACCGGCTGTTGGAGTCCGCACGTGCTTCGGGGGCCGAGGTCGAATCGGAGTTGACCGGCCCGGTGGGTGCAGTGCCGGGGCCGGTGTCCCGGGAGGGGTACCGAATCATTCAGGAGGCGTTGACGAATGTGCTCAGGCACGCGGGACCGGTGCGGACCCGGGTCCGGATCGCCGTCGCCGATGGCTCGCTGGAGTTGGAGGTGCTCAATCCGCTGAGTACGGCGGACAAGACTCAAGGGCGCAGTGGTGGCAGCGGGCTGCGGGGCATACGGGAGCGGGCCGCGCTGCTGGGCGGGGATGCCACGACCGGCCCGTACCGGGGTGAGTGGCGGGTCCGCGTGCGCCTTCCGTTGGACCTGGCAGCGGAGGTACGCCGGTGA
- a CDS encoding thiamine pyrophosphate-binding protein: MTHDHDVELKPTARQIEAALNPPPGRTGGDLVIETLRGLGATTVFGLPGQHALGLFDALRRSSLTYVGLRIENNAGFAADAYGRITGEVAPLLLSTGPGALMSLAALQEAAAGSSPVLAISSQIPSAGLGGGRHGYLHELRDQQASARDLVKSVHTARTASQIPSAVAAAWQSALTAPHGPVWVEIPQDVLLAETVLPVVTAVDATPDDLLPRPELTAVAAHLLAGAQRPAIIAGGGVVRSDAAGKLRALAERVNAPVVTTYGGKGAFPWAHPLSLQSWIEDRHTTDFLEDADVLLVIGSGLGELSSNYHTFAPRGRIIQIEADAGKLESNHPAIGIHADARIALSALLETVEARPDDKAPERVRALLDQVGARIAAQDRTLEQSLLTAVRRALPDAAPSFWDMTILSYWAWAAFDARRPNTMHSAQGSGGLGYAFPAALGAAVADPTRPVLAVSGDGGAMYSIAELATAKQYGLPVTWLIVDDGGYGILREYMTDAFGEASATELARPDFVALAESFGVPGIRTTPDALGEDLAKALSEPGPSVVVLPALLKMFAPTHL; encoded by the coding sequence GTGACCCACGACCACGACGTCGAACTGAAGCCCACCGCGCGGCAGATCGAGGCGGCGCTGAACCCGCCGCCCGGTCGCACCGGCGGTGACCTCGTCATCGAGACCCTGCGGGGCCTCGGCGCCACCACCGTCTTCGGACTGCCCGGACAGCACGCCCTGGGACTCTTCGACGCACTGCGCCGCTCCTCACTGACGTACGTGGGGCTGCGGATCGAGAACAACGCGGGCTTCGCCGCCGACGCCTACGGACGGATCACCGGCGAGGTCGCGCCGCTGCTCCTCTCCACCGGGCCGGGCGCGCTGATGTCGCTCGCCGCGCTCCAGGAGGCCGCCGCAGGCAGCTCCCCGGTACTGGCGATCTCCAGCCAGATTCCCTCCGCAGGGCTCGGCGGCGGGCGCCACGGCTACCTCCACGAACTGCGCGACCAGCAGGCGTCCGCCCGCGACCTGGTGAAATCGGTCCACACTGCCCGTACCGCCTCCCAGATCCCGTCCGCGGTCGCCGCGGCCTGGCAGTCGGCACTCACCGCCCCGCACGGGCCGGTGTGGGTGGAGATCCCGCAGGACGTCCTCCTCGCCGAGACCGTGCTACCGGTGGTCACCGCCGTCGACGCCACCCCCGATGACCTGCTGCCCCGGCCGGAACTGACGGCCGTGGCCGCACATCTGCTGGCCGGTGCACAGCGCCCTGCGATCATCGCGGGCGGCGGAGTGGTCCGCTCGGACGCGGCCGGGAAGCTGCGCGCGCTCGCCGAGCGGGTCAATGCCCCCGTGGTGACCACCTACGGTGGCAAAGGGGCGTTTCCCTGGGCGCACCCGCTGTCCCTCCAGTCCTGGATCGAGGACCGGCACACCACCGACTTCCTGGAGGACGCGGACGTCCTCCTCGTGATCGGGTCCGGGCTCGGCGAACTCTCCTCGAATTACCACACCTTCGCCCCGCGCGGTCGGATCATCCAGATCGAGGCCGACGCCGGGAAACTGGAGTCCAATCACCCGGCGATCGGCATCCACGCCGACGCCAGGATCGCACTCTCGGCCCTGCTAGAGACGGTGGAAGCCCGACCCGACGACAAGGCACCCGAGCGAGTGCGGGCGCTTCTCGACCAGGTCGGTGCACGGATCGCCGCGCAGGACCGAACGCTCGAACAGTCCCTGCTGACCGCCGTCCGTCGGGCCCTGCCCGATGCCGCCCCCAGCTTCTGGGACATGACGATCCTGTCCTACTGGGCCTGGGCCGCCTTCGACGCACGGCGCCCCAACACCATGCACTCGGCCCAGGGCTCGGGCGGACTCGGCTATGCCTTCCCCGCGGCGCTCGGTGCGGCCGTCGCCGATCCCACGCGTCCCGTGCTCGCGGTCTCGGGCGACGGGGGCGCCATGTACTCGATCGCCGAACTGGCCACTGCCAAGCAGTACGGGCTTCCCGTCACCTGGCTCATCGTCGATGACGGTGGATACGGCATCCTCCGCGAATACATGACGGACGCCTTTGGCGAGGCATCGGCGACCGAGCTTGCCCGCCCCGACTTCGTGGCACTGGCCGAGTCGTTCGGGGTGCCCGGGATCCGTACGACGCCCGACGCACTCGGTGAGGACCTGGCCAAGGCGCTGAGCGAGCCGGGACCCTCGGTGGTGGTGCTGCCCGCACTGTTGAAGATGTTCGCGCCCACGCATCTGTAG
- a CDS encoding serine hydrolase: MTQNRIAGRAVRRPRAVAAALAVAVLAPALVGVGAAPAAAAAPAVSCGSAKAGLAAKLKKDIEAALRGRKGTVAIHFSDRVGKSSCALRQDQKFDSASVVKSTVLGALLLDAQNQKRSLTAREKTLATAMITKSDNASTTTLWKQLGLTKIKRFLTGAAMKNTVPGANGYWGLTQITARDQGILLSRFTVKNTLLTDASRAYALKLMHDVVPSQRWGTPAGAPSTATVQLKNGWLPRSTHGWRVHSIGAFTGKGHDYTISVLTHGNTTMNDGVNTIQAVSRAIHKAINPTARTTFVLPAVPYEAVPATPERAAKDAVPAIR, encoded by the coding sequence ATGACTCAGAACCGAATAGCCGGCCGCGCCGTGCGTAGGCCGCGTGCCGTCGCCGCCGCTCTGGCCGTCGCCGTCCTGGCGCCCGCCCTCGTGGGCGTCGGTGCTGCACCAGCGGCAGCCGCTGCACCAGCGGTCTCCTGCGGGTCGGCGAAGGCAGGTCTCGCGGCCAAGCTCAAGAAGGACATCGAGGCGGCGCTCAGGGGCCGCAAGGGCACCGTCGCGATCCACTTCAGCGACCGCGTCGGCAAGTCCAGCTGCGCCCTGCGTCAGGACCAGAAGTTCGACTCCGCCAGCGTGGTCAAGTCGACCGTCCTCGGTGCGCTGCTCCTTGATGCGCAGAACCAGAAGCGATCGCTCACCGCGCGTGAGAAGACCCTGGCCACCGCCATGATCACCAAGTCGGACAATGCCTCCACGACCACTCTGTGGAAGCAGCTCGGGCTCACCAAGATCAAGCGCTTCCTGACCGGGGCGGCGATGAAGAACACCGTCCCCGGCGCGAACGGCTACTGGGGGCTCACTCAGATCACCGCCCGTGACCAGGGCATATTGCTCTCCCGATTCACCGTGAAGAACACCCTGCTCACCGACGCCTCGCGAGCCTATGCACTCAAGCTGATGCACGACGTGGTCCCCTCCCAGCGTTGGGGAACCCCGGCGGGGGCGCCCAGCACCGCAACCGTCCAGCTGAAGAACGGCTGGCTGCCGCGCTCCACGCACGGATGGCGGGTGCACAGCATCGGCGCCTTCACCGGAAAGGGACACGACTACACGATCAGCGTCCTCACCCACGGCAACACCACCATGAACGACGGTGTGAACACCATCCAGGCCGTCTCCCGAGCCATCCACAAGGCGATCAACCCGACCGCGCGCACCACGTTCGTCCTGCCGGCGGTGCCGTACGAGGCCGTCCCCGCAACCCCCGAGCGGGCAGCGAAGGACGCGGTTCCGGCCATCCGCTGA
- a CDS encoding response regulator transcription factor → MPISVLLVDDEPLVRAGLRAVLEAQSDIEVVGEAADGAAVIPLVRRLRPDVVAMDVRMPLLDGIEATRAVLRTVDNPPKIIVITTFENDEYVYEALRAGADGFLLKRSRPVEIVNAVRLVAEGESLLFPAAVRALAAEYGTSTARATMQRAALTEREAAVLRLMARGMSNAEIAAQLVVGTETVKTHVSSVLAKLGARDRTQAVIAAYESGFVAPA, encoded by the coding sequence GTGCCGATCTCCGTACTCCTCGTCGACGATGAACCGCTCGTACGTGCGGGTCTGCGTGCCGTGCTGGAGGCGCAGTCCGACATTGAGGTGGTCGGCGAGGCAGCTGACGGCGCCGCGGTGATTCCCCTGGTGCGGCGGTTGCGGCCCGATGTGGTGGCGATGGACGTCCGAATGCCGCTGCTCGACGGGATCGAGGCCACCCGCGCCGTCCTGCGCACGGTGGACAATCCGCCCAAGATCATTGTGATCACGACCTTCGAGAACGACGAGTATGTGTACGAGGCGTTGCGCGCCGGCGCCGACGGCTTTCTGTTGAAACGCTCGCGTCCCGTGGAGATCGTGAACGCCGTGCGGCTCGTTGCGGAGGGCGAGTCGCTGCTATTCCCCGCCGCAGTGCGCGCCTTGGCGGCCGAGTACGGCACCAGCACCGCCCGCGCAACGATGCAACGGGCCGCGCTGACGGAGCGGGAGGCAGCGGTGCTCCGGTTGATGGCACGCGGGATGTCCAATGCGGAGATCGCCGCGCAACTCGTCGTGGGCACGGAGACCGTCAAGACCCATGTCAGTTCGGTACTGGCCAAGTTGGGTGCCCGTGACCGCACTCAGGCTGTGATCGCCGCCTACGAGTCGGGTTTCGTGGCCCCGGCCTAA
- a CDS encoding ABC transporter ATP-binding protein, translated as MTSIDVLNLTKEYGPRRAVDGLTFSVLPGRVTGFLGPNGAGKSTTMRLVLGLDRPTSGTATIGGRTYASLAEPLRTVGALLDAGAALGARTARDHLRVLAAAGGLPAGRVDEVLDRTGIASVARRRISTFSLGMRQRLGIAGALLGDPQVLMLDEPANGLDPEGIIWIRTLLRDYADDGRAVLVSSHLMTETAAVADHLVVLGKGSLLADAPIQDFLDEWTTPRVRLRTTEGERLREALVRKGYQPAQTDDGRWTVDGARVEEIGPIAAHEGIPILELAGEEDSLESAYLALTSGAAEFTTDPTVPQEV; from the coding sequence ATGACCAGCATCGATGTACTGAACCTCACCAAGGAGTACGGACCCCGCCGCGCGGTCGACGGGCTGACGTTCAGCGTGCTGCCCGGACGGGTCACCGGCTTCCTCGGTCCCAACGGCGCGGGAAAATCGACCACCATGCGGCTGGTGCTCGGCCTGGACCGGCCCACCTCGGGCACCGCCACCATCGGCGGACGCACCTATGCATCCCTCGCCGAACCACTGCGCACGGTGGGTGCCCTGCTGGACGCCGGAGCAGCGCTCGGTGCCCGGACCGCACGCGACCACCTACGCGTCCTCGCGGCGGCCGGTGGACTGCCGGCCGGCCGGGTGGACGAGGTCCTGGACCGGACCGGGATCGCCTCCGTCGCGCGACGCAGGATCAGCACCTTTTCGCTCGGCATGAGACAGCGGCTGGGCATCGCGGGAGCACTGCTCGGTGACCCTCAGGTGTTGATGCTCGACGAGCCTGCCAACGGGCTGGACCCCGAGGGGATCATCTGGATACGCACCCTACTGCGGGATTACGCGGACGACGGTCGGGCCGTCCTCGTCTCCAGTCATCTGATGACCGAGACCGCGGCCGTCGCCGACCACCTGGTGGTGCTCGGCAAGGGCAGCCTGCTCGCAGACGCGCCCATCCAGGACTTCCTCGACGAGTGGACGACTCCAAGAGTGCGGCTGCGGACCACGGAGGGGGAGCGGTTGCGCGAGGCCCTCGTCCGCAAGGGGTACCAGCCTGCCCAAACCGACGATGGTCGGTGGACGGTCGATGGCGCCCGGGTGGAGGAGATCGGGCCCATCGCCGCCCACGAAGGCATACCGATCCTGGAACTCGCCGGTGAGGAGGACTCCTTGGAATCCGCGTACCTCGCCCTGACCTCGGGAGCAGCCGAGTTCACCACCGACCCGACCGTGCCGCAGGAGGTCTGA
- a CDS encoding VOC family protein, translating into MATPSNITGLGVILGTTDPEPLIEWYRAALEPLGARWEEHLLVIGQQTIIGFNQRDDIADSATEPGRHMINITVRDIRAAEKHLNAMGVTWVRPVEDTGGGWFFSTVVDPVGNYLQILQGPDTP; encoded by the coding sequence ATGGCAACTCCGAGCAACATCACCGGACTCGGCGTCATCCTCGGCACCACGGACCCCGAGCCGCTCATCGAGTGGTATCGCGCGGCCCTGGAGCCGCTCGGCGCCCGCTGGGAGGAGCATCTGCTCGTCATCGGGCAGCAGACGATCATCGGCTTCAACCAGCGCGACGACATCGCGGACAGCGCCACGGAACCCGGTAGACACATGATCAACATCACTGTGCGTGATATTCGTGCGGCTGAGAAGCATCTCAACGCTATGGGTGTGACCTGGGTGCGACCGGTCGAGGACACGGGAGGCGGATGGTTCTTCTCCACCGTCGTGGACCCGGTCGGCAACTACCTCCAGATCCTCCAAGGTCCCGACACGCCCTGA
- a CDS encoding acyl-CoA dehydrogenase family protein has protein sequence MRRSVYNEDHEAFRETVRAFIEAEVVPVYDEWYAAGQAPRDFYYKLGELGIFGIEVPEEYGGAGEESFKFQAVITEESARAGVSFGGSGVHVALCLPYLIGYATDEQKKRWLPDFVSGAAMYAIAMTEPGTGSDLAGMKTTAKLSDDGTHYVLNGSKTFITGGVHADKMIVCARTAASTPEDRRHGISLFVVDTKAEGYAVGRKLDKLGLKTSDTAELSFSDVKVPADDLLGEENKGFSYLGQNLPQERLAIAVGAYAQASAAIRFTQQYVTDRTVFGKTVASFQNTKFELAACKAEVDAAEAVVDRALEAHDAGELTAAEAASAKLFCTEVAHRVIDKCLQLHGGYGYMNEYPIARLYADNRVNRIYGGTSEVMKSIIAKSMGL, from the coding sequence GTGCGCCGCAGCGTTTACAACGAGGACCACGAGGCGTTCCGGGAGACCGTACGCGCCTTCATCGAGGCCGAGGTCGTCCCCGTCTACGACGAGTGGTACGCGGCGGGCCAGGCGCCACGCGACTTCTACTACAAGCTCGGCGAGCTGGGCATCTTCGGCATCGAGGTGCCCGAGGAGTACGGCGGCGCCGGTGAGGAATCGTTCAAGTTCCAGGCCGTCATCACGGAGGAGTCGGCCCGGGCAGGGGTCTCCTTCGGCGGCTCAGGAGTCCATGTCGCGCTCTGCCTCCCGTACCTCATCGGCTATGCCACCGACGAGCAGAAGAAGCGCTGGTTGCCCGACTTCGTCAGCGGCGCGGCCATGTACGCCATCGCCATGACCGAGCCTGGCACCGGCTCCGACCTGGCCGGGATGAAGACCACCGCCAAGCTCTCCGATGACGGTACGCACTACGTCCTCAACGGCTCGAAGACCTTCATCACCGGTGGTGTGCACGCCGACAAGATGATCGTCTGCGCCCGTACGGCAGCCTCCACCCCCGAGGACCGCCGCCATGGCATATCCCTCTTCGTGGTGGACACCAAGGCGGAGGGGTACGCGGTCGGCCGCAAGCTCGACAAGCTCGGCCTGAAGACCTCGGACACCGCCGAGCTGTCCTTCTCCGACGTCAAAGTCCCGGCCGATGACCTCCTCGGCGAGGAGAACAAGGGCTTCTCCTACCTCGGACAGAACCTCCCCCAGGAGCGTCTGGCGATCGCGGTCGGCGCCTACGCCCAGGCCAGCGCCGCGATCCGGTTCACCCAGCAGTACGTCACCGACCGTACGGTCTTCGGCAAGACGGTCGCCTCCTTCCAGAACACGAAGTTCGAACTGGCGGCCTGCAAGGCCGAGGTGGACGCAGCCGAAGCCGTCGTGGATCGCGCGCTCGAAGCGCATGACGCAGGCGAGCTGACCGCCGCCGAGGCCGCATCGGCGAAGCTGTTCTGCACCGAAGTCGCCCATCGGGTCATCGACAAGTGCCTCCAACTGCACGGCGGCTACGGCTATATGAACGAGTACCCCATCGCCCGCCTCTACGCCGATAACCGCGTCAACCGCATCTACGGCGGCACCAGCGAAGTCATGAAGTCGATCATCGCCAAGTCCATGGGTCTGTAG
- the speB gene encoding agmatinase — MSSSTEQPRGPIDSSRIPRYAGPATFARLPRLDEVGSTDVAVVGVPFDAGVSYRPGARFGGNAIREASRLLRPYNPAQDASPFALAQVADAGDIAANPFNINEAVETIEAAADDLLGTGARLMTLGGDHTIALPLLRSVAKKHGPVALLHFDAHLDTWDTYFGAEYTHGTPFRRAVEEGILDTSALSHVGIRGPLYGRQDLTDDEKLGFGIVTSADVYRRGADEIADQLRQRIGDRPLYISIDIDCLDPAHAPGTGTPEAGGMTSRELLEILRGLASCNLVSADVVEVAPAYDHAEITAVAASHTAYELTTIMTRQIAAARDGQ; from the coding sequence ATGAGCAGCAGCACCGAGCAGCCGCGTGGTCCCATCGACTCGTCCCGCATCCCGCGGTACGCCGGACCCGCGACGTTCGCCAGGCTGCCGCGACTCGACGAGGTCGGCAGCACCGACGTCGCCGTCGTCGGAGTGCCCTTCGACGCCGGAGTCTCCTACCGTCCCGGCGCCCGCTTCGGCGGCAACGCCATCCGTGAGGCGTCCCGACTGCTGCGCCCCTACAACCCCGCCCAGGACGCGTCCCCCTTCGCCCTGGCGCAGGTCGCCGACGCGGGTGACATCGCCGCCAACCCCTTCAACATCAACGAGGCCGTCGAAACCATCGAGGCCGCAGCGGACGACCTGCTGGGCACCGGCGCCCGACTGATGACCCTCGGCGGCGACCACACCATCGCCCTGCCGCTGCTGCGCTCGGTCGCCAAGAAGCACGGGCCCGTCGCTTTGCTCCACTTCGACGCCCACCTCGACACCTGGGACACCTACTTCGGCGCCGAGTACACGCACGGCACCCCGTTCCGCCGCGCCGTCGAAGAGGGCATCCTCGACACCTCCGCCCTCTCCCACGTCGGCATCCGCGGGCCCCTGTACGGCAGGCAGGACCTGACCGACGACGAGAAGCTCGGCTTCGGCATCGTCACCTCCGCCGACGTCTACCGCCGCGGCGCCGACGAGATCGCCGACCAACTGCGCCAGCGCATCGGCGACCGACCGCTGTACATCTCCATCGACATCGACTGCCTCGACCCCGCGCATGCGCCCGGTACGGGCACCCCCGAGGCCGGCGGTATGACCTCCCGGGAACTCCTGGAGATCCTGCGCGGCCTCGCCTCCTGCAACCTCGTGTCCGCCGACGTCGTCGAGGTCGCGCCCGCGTACGACCATGCCGAGATCACCGCGGTGGCCGCCTCACACACCGCGTACGAACTGACCACGATCATGACGCGGCAGATCGCCGCTGCGAGGGATGGACAGTGA
- a CDS encoding acyl-CoA thioesterase, producing the protein MNSSSTALDDLLDLLDLERIEQDVFRGQSRPSVIPRVFGGQVAAQALVAAGRTVPADRTAHSLHAYFLRTGDAGAPIVYTVDRIRDGRSFTTRRVVAVQHGQPIFHLSASFQTYEEGLEHQAPMPSAPPPESLPTAEEILPAYSDVIDPRVAERLLEARAAVDLRYVDAPPFASVGEVREPRSQVWFRANGKLADDPLLHICLVTYVSDMTLLDSVLLAHGRGGWAVGDVVGASLDHAMWFHRPFRADEWLLYDQESASSSGGRGLGQARIYTEDGRLAVSVIQEGVVRVPR; encoded by the coding sequence GTGAACAGCAGTAGCACCGCACTCGACGACCTGCTCGACCTCCTCGATCTGGAGCGGATCGAGCAGGACGTCTTCCGTGGACAGTCGCGGCCCTCGGTCATCCCGCGGGTCTTCGGCGGACAGGTCGCGGCCCAGGCCCTGGTGGCCGCGGGCCGCACCGTCCCCGCGGACCGCACGGCCCACTCGCTCCACGCCTACTTCCTGCGCACGGGCGATGCGGGCGCCCCGATCGTCTACACGGTCGACCGCATCCGCGACGGGCGCTCCTTCACCACGCGCCGGGTCGTCGCCGTCCAGCACGGCCAGCCGATCTTCCACCTCTCGGCCTCCTTTCAGACGTACGAGGAAGGGTTGGAGCACCAGGCCCCCATGCCCTCGGCGCCACCGCCCGAGTCGCTCCCCACGGCGGAGGAGATCCTCCCGGCCTACTCCGACGTCATCGATCCGCGCGTCGCGGAACGACTGTTGGAGGCCCGGGCCGCCGTCGACCTGCGCTATGTGGACGCCCCACCGTTCGCCAGCGTCGGCGAGGTGCGCGAACCGCGCTCCCAGGTCTGGTTCCGCGCCAACGGCAAGCTCGCCGACGACCCGTTGCTGCACATCTGCCTGGTGACGTACGTATCCGACATGACCCTGCTCGACTCGGTGCTGCTCGCGCACGGTCGGGGCGGCTGGGCCGTCGGCGATGTGGTGGGCGCTTCCCTGGACCACGCCATGTGGTTCCACCGCCCGTTCCGCGCGGACGAATGGCTGCTGTACGACCAGGAGTCGGCGTCGTCCTCCGGCGGCAGGGGCCTGGGCCAGGCACGCATCTACACCGAGGACGGCCGGCTGGCGGTCTCGGTGATCCAGGAGGGAGTGGTGCGCGTCCCGCGCTGA
- a CDS encoding cation diffusion facilitator family transporter has translation MSEPDSGAAVPTESTFTVIVAAVANLGIAVAKAIAGIISGSSAMLSEAAHSVADTVTELLLLTALKRSERPADEEHPLGYGPERYVWALLASVATFVGGAVFAIYDGIHTLTHGEELGDPLISYIVLAIAFVLEGFSLRTGVRQIRAEAALLGTPAGHYLKVTPDTAVKAVVMEDTAALAGLLLAAGGLLGAQLSGSGIFDGVASILIGVLLVYVAWELGRSNAQFLIGRALPRRMREAVVDEILTVPHIVAVLELTTLIQGPKEILIAAKVDFRDASSARQVEWACEEAEEQLRERFPAIRRVYLDPTPGLGDEASTPGLGDGAP, from the coding sequence ATGAGCGAACCGGACAGCGGGGCGGCTGTGCCCACCGAGAGCACCTTCACCGTCATCGTGGCGGCGGTCGCCAATCTCGGCATCGCCGTGGCAAAGGCGATCGCGGGGATCATCAGCGGCTCCAGCGCCATGCTCTCCGAGGCGGCGCACTCGGTGGCGGACACCGTCACCGAACTACTCCTGCTGACCGCGCTGAAGCGCAGCGAACGGCCGGCGGACGAGGAGCACCCCCTCGGGTACGGGCCCGAGCGCTACGTCTGGGCACTGCTCGCCTCCGTCGCCACCTTCGTCGGCGGCGCGGTGTTCGCGATCTATGACGGCATCCACACCCTCACCCACGGCGAGGAGTTGGGCGACCCGCTCATCTCCTACATCGTGCTCGCCATCGCCTTCGTCCTCGAAGGCTTCTCGCTACGGACCGGGGTGCGCCAGATCCGCGCGGAGGCCGCCCTCCTCGGCACACCTGCCGGCCACTACCTCAAGGTGACCCCGGACACGGCGGTCAAGGCGGTCGTCATGGAGGACACGGCCGCCCTCGCCGGACTGCTGCTGGCGGCGGGCGGCCTGCTCGGCGCACAGCTCAGCGGTTCGGGGATCTTCGACGGTGTCGCGTCGATCCTCATCGGGGTACTGCTGGTGTACGTGGCGTGGGAACTGGGCCGCAGCAACGCCCAGTTCCTCATCGGCCGTGCACTCCCCCGTCGGATGCGGGAAGCGGTGGTGGACGAGATCCTCACCGTTCCGCACATCGTGGCCGTACTGGAGCTGACCACCCTGATCCAGGGCCCGAAGGAGATCCTGATCGCGGCGAAGGTCGACTTCCGGGACGCCTCCAGCGCCCGCCAGGTCGAATGGGCCTGCGAGGAGGCGGAGGAGCAACTCCGGGAACGCTTCCCCGCGATCAGACGGGTGTACCTCGACCCGACACCGGGCCTGGGGGACGAGGCTTCGACTCCCGGCCTGGGAGACGGGGCTCCATGA